aacaacagaaaggTGTGGGCGTactccaacaacagaatggtgtggttcGTACCCCAAAAACAGAAGCTCATCCTCTGCAGGGAGATAACGTGTTCTATGAGGAAATAGTATTTTTAAAAcagtctgtttgagatacaagtttgagggtcaatttatgctttggccacaaatatgaGTATAGGATGTCTCAACATTATTTCGATGAGTTAATTAACTTCTACATGAtatcataatgatagtttaaccaggtttctaggatatatagtatattctagaattcatccatgactTCATAATGATATTttaacagaatattaacttttTCAAGTTAGATTTTCAcaggacagttactttaaaataacgttattaaccGGTTACCATACTTTAAAAATAACGGTTCTGTTTCAAAAAACTGTCGAGatcactttctttctttctttcccggTTCAGTTTGTTTCTTCATTTTTTCTGTTCCTACGCggttttctgttctgttctccgaACCGTTTCCAACTCCTGGGGTCATTGTTAAAACCGAGTGTGTTTTCTCATGCCTTTTCAGGTTTACTAACTGGGTAAAATCCTTTCCACACTGCGGACAATGGAAcgacttctctcctgtgtgtattttctcATGCCTTTTCAGGTTTCCTATCTgggtaaaaccctttccacactgggaacattggaaaGGTTTCTCTCTTGTGTGTGTCCTTTTATGGTCTTTCAGGTTCCCTAACcgtgtaaaaccctttccacactgggTGCATTGGAAAGGTTTCTTTCCCGTGTGTAATTTTTCATGTTTGTTTAGGTTCCCTAACTTGGTAAAATTCTTTCCACACATAGAGCAATGGTAAGCTGTCTCCCACGTGTGTGTCCTTTCATGCTCCTTCAGGCTCCCTAACCTTTTAAAACTACTTCCACACTTGGAACATTGGAAAGGCTTCTCTCCGGTGTGGGTTCTCTCGTGCTTTTTCAGGTTCCCTAACCATGTAAaattctttccacactgggaacattggaagggcttctctcctgtgtgtactctTTGATGGTCCTTCAGGTTCCCTAACCGTGTAAAACCTTTCCCACACTGAGAGCATTGGAAAGGTTTCTCTCCGGTGTgtaattgtttgtgtttttttAGGTTCCCTAACTTGGTAAAATTCTTTCCACACAGAGAGCAATGGTAAGATGTCTCCCCTGTGTGTGCCCTTTCATGCACCTTCAAGCTCCCTAACtgtgtaaaactctttccacaatggGAGCATTGGaacggcttttctcctgtgtgtgttctctcgtgCTTTTTCAGGCTCCCTAACAgggtaaaaccctttccacactgggaacattggtaacgcttctctcctgtgtgtattatttTATGTTCGTTCAGGCTCCGTAACcgtgtaaaactctttccacactgggaacattggaaaggcttctctcctgtatgtactCTTTTGTGATCCTTCAGGTTCCCTAGCCGTGTAAAACCCTTcccacactgggagcattggaaAGGCTTCTCACCTGTGTGTAATTCTGTATGTTTTATTAGGTTCCTTAACTTGGTAAAATCTTTTCCACACAGGGAGCAATGGTAAGatgtctcccctgtgtgtatcctTTCATGCTCCTTCAAGCTCCCTAACTGTGTAAAACTCTTTAcacactgggagcattggaacggtttctctcctgtgtgtgttctctcatgcTTTTTCAGGTTCCCTAACCACCTAAAGCCCTTTTCACACCGGGAGCAttggaaaggcttctctcctgtgtgtataatTTTATGTTCTTTCAGGCTCCCTAACcgtgtaaaactctttccacattgggaACATTggaacggtttctctcctgtgtgtattctctcatgccttttcaggttccctaaccgtgtaaaactctttccacattgggaACATTGTGAAGTCTTCTCTCCTGTGTCTGTTCTATCATGACTTTTCAGCTTCCATAACCACTTAAAACTCTTTTTACACTGGGACCAGTGATGTCGTCTCGCTGGTTTGGGCGTCTCTGGGTCTGGTTCCTCTGAAGGACTCTTCCTGCTGTCAGAGTGAGAGTCTGGTATCTCTCCTGCCAAAGACAAACAGAGTATTTGGTTAAACAGAGAGACCTAAATTATAAAACTGTTTACTCCGTACTAGACCAACATAAAACTGTACATTTGGATTCTGTTGATTGCCGGTAGTTGATTGGTTGATTCTGTTGATTACCGGTAGTTGATTGGTTGATTTTGTTGATTGctggtagttgattggttgaTTCTGTTGATTGGACCTAAATGAAACCTCCACATTATAAAACTGTCTTTCCTATTGAGGTTAAATCCAGACTAGATCGCTCAATATAAAATAGCAAATTTgcatcctggatgctgattggttgatagcATTAGTTATTCACGACAATTCATGGGTAATGGCTGTTAACAGTTCCATTTGAATTATCCCTACACAttcactgtcccacagcccaaccaggcaatatataaactaatctttactgtcccacagcccaaccaggcaatatataaactaatctccactgtcccacagcccaaccaggcaatatataaactaatctctactgtcccacagcccagccaggcaatttatatactaatctccactgtcccacagcccagccaggcaatttataaactaatctccactgtcccactgtccagccaggcaatttataaactaatctccactgtcccacagccaagcaaggcaatttataaactaatctccgCTGTCCAGCCAGGCAAttcataaactaatctccactgtcccacagccctgccaggcaatttataaactaatctccactggcccacagcccagccaggcaatatataaactaatctccactgtcccacagcccagccaggtatttataaactaatctcaattgtccagccaggcaatttataaacgaatctccactgtcccacagcccagccaggcaatatataaactaatctccactgtcccacagcccagccaggcaatttataaactaatctccactgtcccacagcccagccaggcaatatataaactaatctccactctcccacagcccaaccaggcaatatataaactaatctccactgtcccacagccaagccaggcaatttataaactaatctccactgtcccacagccctgcCAAGCAAttcataaactaatctccactgtcccacagccaagccaggcaattcataaactaatctccactgtcccacagccctgccaggcaatttataaactaatctccactgtccagtcaggcaatatataaactaatctccactgtcccacagccctgccaggcagtttataaactaatctccactgtcccacagccaagccaggcaatatataaactaatctccactgtcccacagcccagccaggcaatatataaaccaatctccactgtcccacagccctgtcaggcaatttataaactaatctcaattgtccagccaggcaatttataaacgaatctccactgtcccacagcccagccaggcaatatataaactaatctccactgtcccacagcccagccaggcaatttataaactaatctccactctcccacagcccaaccaggcaatatataaactaatatccactgtcccacagcccagccaggcaatttataaactaatctccactgtcccacagccctgccaagcaatttataaactaatctccactgtccagtcaggcaatatataaactaatctccactgtcccacagccctgccaggcagtttataaactaatctccactgtcccacagccaagccaggcaatatataaactaatctccactgtcccacagcccagccaggcaatatataaactaatctccactgtcccacagccaagccaggcaatatataaactaatctccactgtcccacagcccagccaggcaatttataaacgaatctccactgtcccacagcccagccaggcaatatataaactaatctccactgtcccacagcccagccaggcaatatataaactaatctccactgtcccacagcccaaccaggcaatatataaactaatctccactgtcccacagcccaaccaggcaatttataaactaatctccactgtcccacagcccaaccaggcaattcataaactaatctccactatcccacagcccagccaggcaatttataaactaatctccactgtcccacagcccagccaggcaatatataaactaatctccactctcccacagcccaaccaggcaatatataaactaatatccactgtcccacagcccagccaggcaatttataaactaatctccactgtcccacagccctgcCAAGCAAttcataaactaatctccactgtcccacagccaagCCAGGCAATTCATAAACttatctccactgtcccacagccctgccaggcaatttataaactaatctccactgtccagtcaggcaatatataaactaatctccactgtcccacagccctgccaggcagtttataaactaatctccactgtcccacagccaagccaggcaataaataaactaatctccactgtcccacagcccagccaggcaatatataaactaatctccactgtcccacagccaagccaggcaatatataaactaatctccactgtcccacagcccaaccaggcaattCATAAACTAATCtctactgtcccacagcccaaccaggcaatatataaactaatctccactgtcccacagcc
The DNA window shown above is from Salvelinus fontinalis isolate EN_2023a chromosome 40, ASM2944872v1, whole genome shotgun sequence and carries:
- the LOC129839829 gene encoding oocyte zinc finger protein XlCOF6-like isoform X1, whose translation is MLTTVKEDEEEKEEKEEDVVFGMKEGEMTVTVKEEEDVFGVKEEEEGQMTVTVKEEEDVFRVKEEEEGEMTVTVKEEEDVFGAKEEEGEITVTLEDEEEQRTGDLINTSKYREIPDSHSDSRKSPSEEPDPETPKPARRHHWSQCKKSFKWLWKLKSHDRTDTGEKTSQCSQCGKSFTRLGNLKRHERIHTGEKPFQCSQCGKSFTRLGSLKEHKIIHTGEKPFQCSRCEKGFRWLGNLKKHERTHTGEKPFQCSQCVKSFTQLGSLKEHERIHTGETSYHCSLCGKDFTKLRNLIKHTELHTGEKPFQCSQCGKGFTRLGNLKDHKRVHTGEKPFQCSQCGKSFTRLRSLNEHKIIHTGEKRYQCSQCGKGFTLLGSLKKHERTHTGEKPFQCSHCGKSFTQLGSLKVHERAHTGETSYHCSLCGKNFTKLGNLKKHKQLHTGEKPFQCSQCGKGFTRLGNLKDHQRVHTGEKPFQCSQCGKNFTWLGNLKKHERTHTGEKPFQCSKCGSSFKRLGSLKEHERTHTWETAYHCSMCGKNFTKLGNLNKHEKLHTGKKPFQCTQCGKGFTRLGNLKDHKRTHTREKPFQCSQCGKGFTQIGNLKRHEKIHTGEKSFHCPQCGKDFTQLVNLKRHEKTHSVLTMTPGVGNGSENRTENRVGTEKMKKQTEPGKKERK